From Erigeron canadensis isolate Cc75 chromosome 8, C_canadensis_v1, whole genome shotgun sequence, one genomic window encodes:
- the LOC122610355 gene encoding uncharacterized protein LOC122610355, which translates to FANHQLAKVLKRYGVTHRFSTSYHPQTSGQVENTNRALKRILEKTVQDNPKIWAKRLDDALWAFRTAYKTPIGTTPYKLLYGKTCHLPIEIEHKAYWALQNCNMDLILAGEKRFLQLHELDEMRLQAYDNSMLYKERTKAWHDKKIKRKEFKAGDKVLLFQSKYKIKAPKLKSRWIGPYVVKRSYSSGYVELYGNDESFIVNGQRLKHYHEENEENAEVRRVIVGVEVSQVQKMATKRQRDMQRAAASAEASASRARQPVARAPVIRTPEEVPAKYQPKITLDAVRRKPIIANRRLDFDNLGS; encoded by the exons ttcgcgaatcaccagCTTGCTAAGGTTTTAAAGAGGTATGGGGTCACCCATAGGTTCTCCACCTCTTATCACCCTCAAACAAGcggccaagtggaaaacacgAATAGGGCTTTGAAAAGGATCCTTGAAAAGACCGTGCAAGATAACCCAAAAATTTGGGCCAAGAGGCTTGATGATGCCTTGTGGGCGTTTCGAACCGCCTACAAGACCCCAATTGGTACTACCCCTTATAAGCTTCTTTATGGAAAAACTTGTCATCTCCCGATTGAGATTGAACACAAAGCCTATTGGGCTTTGcaaaattgtaatatggatctAATCTTGGCTGGTGAGAAAAGGTTTTTGCAGTTGCACGAGTTGGATGAAATGAGGTTGCAAGCTTATGACAACTCCATGCTATACAAGGAGCGTACAAAAGCTTGGCatgataagaagatcaagaggaAGGAATTTAAAGCCGGTGACAAGGTACTTTTgtttcaatcaaagtacaaaatcAAAGCACCGAAGCTCAAGTCGAGATGGATTGGACCGTATGTGGTGAAAAGAAGTTATTCGTCCGGATATGTGGAGTTGTATGGCAATGATGAGAGCTTTATTGTAAATGGACAACGCTTGAAGCATTATcatgaagaaaatgaagaaaatgcGGAG GTCCGAAGGGTCATCGTGGGCGTCGAAGTAAGTCAGGTGCAAAAG aTGGCTACCAAGAGACAGCGTGACATGCAAAGGGCTGCCGCTTCAGCTGAAGCTTCCGCCTCAAGAGCTAGACAACCGGTAGCTCGAGCCCCCGTCATCCGTACTCCCGAGGAGGTACCCGCAAAGTACCAACCTAAGATTACTTTAGATGCTGTGAGGCGTAAGCCTATTATTGCTAATCGTAGGTTAGATTTCGATAACCTGGGGAGTTAG